In the genome of Parus major isolate Abel chromosome 2, Parus_major1.1, whole genome shotgun sequence, one region contains:
- the TDP2 gene encoding tyrosyl-DNA phosphodiesterase 2 isoform X1, which translates to MEEGVEAAPSPPPAERKREQEDEDEEALRVAKRRKVLCSQFAAITSSDAAVARRFLAGSDWHMERALNAYFDPPRDMEAAAGGAAPACADTGGCIDLTADATTSNASVNSEDSQQKEDDSNFSLITWNIDGLDLGNLQDRARGVCTYLALYSPDVVFLQEVIPPHLPLLQKKAANYTIIPGNIDGYFTAIMLKKSRVKLLKHEVVPFPTTAMMRNLLVVHVSICGTELCLMTSHLESTKNHSKERIKQLQIVLNEMQKEPESTTVIFGGDTNLRDSEVTKLGNLPEGIKDVWESLGKPQHCRYTWDTQSNTNLNIAYKCKMRFDRIYFRPAVEGGHFVPRSMDLIGLEKLECGRYPSDHWGILCNFDVIL; encoded by the exons ATGGAGGAGGGGGTCGAGGCAGCGCCCAGCCCGCCGCCGGCGGAGCGCAAGcgggagcaggaggatgaggatgaggaggcgCTACGTGTCGCCAAGAGGAGGAAGGTGCTGTGCTCCCAGTTCGCCGCCATCACCAGCAGCGACGCGGCCGTGGCGCGCCGCTTTTTGGCCGGCAGCGACTGGCACATGGAG AGGGCATTGAACGCTTATTTCGACCCGCCGCGGGACATGGAGGcagcggcgggcggggcggccccggcctGCGCGGACACCGGCGGCTG CATTGATCTCACTGCAGATGCAACTACAAGTAATGCCAGTGTCAATAGTGAAGACTCACAGCAAAAAGAGGATGACAGCAACTTCTCACTGATCACCTGGAACATTGATGGGCTGGATCTAGGAAATCTGCAGGATCGAGCTAGAGGAGTCTGTACGTACCTGGCATT ATACAGTCCGGACGTCGTGTTTTTACAGGAGGTCATCCCACCACATCTCCCTCTTCTCCAGAAGAAAGCAGCCAATTACACTATTATTCCAG GTAACATAGATGGGTATTTCACTGCCATAATGTTAAAGAAATCAAGAGTGAAGCTGCTGAAACATGAGGTAGTACCTTTTCCAACAACTGCCATGATGAGGAACCTTTTGGTTGTGCAT GTGAGCATATGTGGTACTGAACTTTGCCTTATGACCTCTCATCTGGAGAGCACTAAAAATCACTCCAAGGAGCGTATAAAGCAGCTGCAAATAGTGTTGAACGAAATGCAGAAGGAGCCAGAGTCCACCACTGTTATATTTGGAGGGGATACAAACCTCAGAGACAGCGAG GTTACTAAACTTGGTAACTTACCTGAGGGCATTAAGGATGTCTGGGAGTCCTTGGGTAAACCTCAACATTGCCGCTACACTTGGGACACCCAGTCCAACACCAACCTGAATATAGCCTACAAGTGCAAGATGAGGTTTGACCGTATTTACTTTCGTCCTGCAGTGGAAGGGGGGCATTTCGTTCCACGGAGCATGGACTTAATTGGTTTGGAAAAATTAGAATGTGGCAGATATCCTAGTGATCACTGGGGTATTCTGTGTAATTTTGATGTTATAttataa
- the ACOT13 gene encoding acyl-coenzyme A thioesterase 13, with protein sequence MGFTLESLKEAMKYMVESKGFDRVLGKMKLQSATPGKVVCEMKVEEEHTNRGGTLHGGLTATLVDVVSTAALLYTERAAPGVSVDMNITYTSAAKIGEEILITAQILKQGKTLAFATVDLTNKATGKLIAQGRHTKFIGN encoded by the exons ATGGGATTCACGCTGGAGAGCCTGAAGGAGGCCATGAAGTACATGGTGGAGTCGAAGGGCTTCGACCGGGTGCTCGGCAAG ATGAAACTTCAGTCTGCAACTCCTGGAAAAGTTGTTTGTGAAATGAAAGTAGAGGAGGAGCATACAAACAGAGGTGGCACATTACACGGAGGTTTGACAGCCACACTTGTGGATGTGGTGTCAACAGCAGCATTGCTGTACACAGAAAGAGCAGCACCTGGGGTCAGTGTGGACATGAACATCAC aTACACTTCTGCTGCTAAGATTGGAGAAGAGATACTGATTACAGCTCAGATTTTGAAGCAAGGGAAAACTCTCGCATTTGCCACTGTGGATTTAACAAATAAGGCTACAGGAAAGTTAATTGCACAAGGTAGACATACAAAGTTCATAGGAAATTAg
- the TDP2 gene encoding tyrosyl-DNA phosphodiesterase 2 isoform X2, translating into MEEGVEAAPSPPPAERKREQEDEDEEALRVAKRRKVLCSQFAAITSSDAAVARRFLAGSDWHMERALNAYFDPPRDMEAAAGGAAPACADTGGCIDLTADATTSNASVNSEDSQQKEDDSNFSLITWNIDGLDLGNLQDRARGVCTYLALYSPDVVFLQEVIPPHLPLLQKKAANYTIIPGNIDGYFTAIMLKKSRVKLLKHEVSICGTELCLMTSHLESTKNHSKERIKQLQIVLNEMQKEPESTTVIFGGDTNLRDSEVTKLGNLPEGIKDVWESLGKPQHCRYTWDTQSNTNLNIAYKCKMRFDRIYFRPAVEGGHFVPRSMDLIGLEKLECGRYPSDHWGILCNFDVIL; encoded by the exons ATGGAGGAGGGGGTCGAGGCAGCGCCCAGCCCGCCGCCGGCGGAGCGCAAGcgggagcaggaggatgaggatgaggaggcgCTACGTGTCGCCAAGAGGAGGAAGGTGCTGTGCTCCCAGTTCGCCGCCATCACCAGCAGCGACGCGGCCGTGGCGCGCCGCTTTTTGGCCGGCAGCGACTGGCACATGGAG AGGGCATTGAACGCTTATTTCGACCCGCCGCGGGACATGGAGGcagcggcgggcggggcggccccggcctGCGCGGACACCGGCGGCTG CATTGATCTCACTGCAGATGCAACTACAAGTAATGCCAGTGTCAATAGTGAAGACTCACAGCAAAAAGAGGATGACAGCAACTTCTCACTGATCACCTGGAACATTGATGGGCTGGATCTAGGAAATCTGCAGGATCGAGCTAGAGGAGTCTGTACGTACCTGGCATT ATACAGTCCGGACGTCGTGTTTTTACAGGAGGTCATCCCACCACATCTCCCTCTTCTCCAGAAGAAAGCAGCCAATTACACTATTATTCCAG GTAACATAGATGGGTATTTCACTGCCATAATGTTAAAGAAATCAAGAGTGAAGCTGCTGAAACATGAG GTGAGCATATGTGGTACTGAACTTTGCCTTATGACCTCTCATCTGGAGAGCACTAAAAATCACTCCAAGGAGCGTATAAAGCAGCTGCAAATAGTGTTGAACGAAATGCAGAAGGAGCCAGAGTCCACCACTGTTATATTTGGAGGGGATACAAACCTCAGAGACAGCGAG GTTACTAAACTTGGTAACTTACCTGAGGGCATTAAGGATGTCTGGGAGTCCTTGGGTAAACCTCAACATTGCCGCTACACTTGGGACACCCAGTCCAACACCAACCTGAATATAGCCTACAAGTGCAAGATGAGGTTTGACCGTATTTACTTTCGTCCTGCAGTGGAAGGGGGGCATTTCGTTCCACGGAGCATGGACTTAATTGGTTTGGAAAAATTAGAATGTGGCAGATATCCTAGTGATCACTGGGGTATTCTGTGTAATTTTGATGTTATAttataa